The following coding sequences lie in one Caldisericia bacterium genomic window:
- a CDS encoding ABC transporter ATP-binding protein has protein sequence MEEIILMKDIKKRFPGVNANDGITFYAKKGEIVALLGENGAGKTTLMKILYGLYRKDSGEIFIKGKKVEISSPKDAINQGIGMVHQHFTLVNPFTVTENIILGLDSNGFKLDIKKAKEKVLEYMKKYELFVDPDAKISELSVGEKQKVEILKVLFRNIDILILDEPTAVLTPQEVKELFKTLKILKNENKTIIFISHKLDEVLEISDRIVILRNGKVAGERDPKNTNKRELASLMVGKEVFDIFELSYTGYKDIVLKIENLKVLSDRGHIALKNLNFEIKRGEIVGLAGVSGNGQKELEEVISGVRFPIEGKIFYKGYDITYLTPKERINRGMGRIPEDRMEMGLVLDLPVFENLIIEYFDKNPFSKGVFLNYKEIFYYCDNLIKKFDIRTPNQIVTTKKLSGGNLQKCILARILSMNPDFVLASQPTRGLDVGATEFIHKQLIELREKGAGILLISEDLDEILNLSDRILVIYNGEIMGEVLRGELTREEIGLMMTGTKKEELHAIT, from the coding sequence ATGGAAGAAATTATTTTAATGAAGGATATCAAAAAAAGATTTCCAGGAGTTAATGCAAATGATGGAATAACTTTTTATGCAAAAAAAGGAGAAATTGTTGCTTTACTTGGAGAAAATGGGGCTGGAAAAACAACTTTAATGAAAATTCTCTATGGGTTATATAGAAAAGATTCTGGGGAAATTTTTATCAAAGGTAAAAAGGTAGAAATTTCTTCTCCAAAAGATGCAATTAATCAAGGAATTGGTATGGTTCATCAACACTTTACACTTGTAAATCCATTTACAGTAACTGAAAATATAATCTTAGGACTAGATTCAAATGGTTTTAAGTTAGACATTAAAAAAGCAAAAGAAAAAGTTTTAGAATATATGAAAAAATATGAACTTTTTGTAGATCCAGATGCAAAAATTAGTGAACTTTCTGTAGGAGAAAAACAAAAAGTAGAAATTTTAAAAGTTTTATTTAGAAATATTGATATTTTAATACTTGATGAACCAACAGCAGTATTAACACCACAAGAAGTTAAAGAACTTTTCAAGACTTTAAAGATTTTAAAAAATGAAAATAAAACAATTATTTTTATATCTCATAAACTTGATGAAGTTCTTGAAATTAGTGATAGGATAGTTATTTTAAGGAATGGTAAAGTTGCAGGAGAAAGAGACCCAAAAAATACAAACAAAAGAGAACTTGCATCTCTTATGGTTGGAAAAGAAGTTTTTGATATTTTCGAATTATCTTATACAGGTTATAAAGATATAGTTTTAAAAATTGAAAATTTAAAAGTATTAAGTGATAGAGGTCATATTGCTCTTAAAAATTTAAATTTTGAAATAAAGAGAGGCGAAATAGTTGGTCTTGCGGGTGTTTCTGGTAATGGGCAAAAAGAGCTAGAAGAAGTAATAAGTGGAGTTAGATTTCCAATTGAAGGGAAAATTTTTTATAAAGGGTATGATATAACTTATCTAACACCAAAAGAAAGAATCAATAGAGGAATGGGTCGAATTCCAGAAGATAGAATGGAAATGGGTTTAGTTCTTGATCTTCCAGTGTTTGAAAATTTAATAATCGAATATTTTGATAAAAATCCTTTTTCCAAAGGAGTATTTTTGAATTATAAAGAAATTTTTTATTATTGTGACAATTTAATAAAAAAATTTGATATAAGAACACCAAATCAAATTGTAACAACTAAAAAATTATCAGGTGGCAATTTACAGAAATGTATACTAGCAAGAATTCTTTCTATGAATCCAGATTTTGTTCTTGCATCTCAACCAACAAGAGGGCTTGATGTTGGTGCAACTGAATTTATTCATAAACAACTAATTGAATTAAGAGAAAAAGGTGCTGGTATATTACTTATTTCTGAAGATTTAGATGAAATTTTGAATCTCTCAGACAGAATTTTAGTTATATATAATGGAGAAATTATGGGAGAAGTTTTAAGAGGAGAACTTACTAGAGAAGAAATTGGTTTGATGATGACAGGAACAAAAAAGGAGGAACTTCATGCCATTACATAA
- a CDS encoding BMP family protein — MSKKFILFGVLVLIVLLIFSACAKKEEKPTQEKKIKVIGVYATPLEEPWPNVIHQALLKAKDTLGIEYEWVESVGYTDFERVLRELADTKKPDIMMGDAFGNEEPARRVAKDYPNIAFAFGSGGGPMNPNFAVFDNWIHEPAYLCGLIAGKLTKSNVIGVVGGYPVPEVNRIVNAFIQGAKEVNPKVKVKVTFIGSWFDPPKAKEAAIAQIEAGADVMFAERYGVIDACKERKVPCFGSLLDQWELAPDLVITGPVWDMYPTVEYVINQVKKGAFQAIDLKDFSMMAKGGAKLAPYHNWETKLPQEIKDLVEKKKQEILSGMFRVDVNEGVPKSD, encoded by the coding sequence ATGAGTAAAAAATTTATTTTATTTGGGGTTTTAGTTTTAATTGTTTTACTTATTTTTTCAGCATGCGCTAAAAAAGAAGAGAAGCCAACACAAGAGAAGAAAATCAAAGTTATTGGTGTTTATGCTACACCACTTGAAGAACCATGGCCAAATGTAATCCATCAAGCATTACTAAAAGCAAAAGATACATTAGGTATAGAATATGAATGGGTTGAAAGTGTTGGTTATACTGATTTTGAAAGAGTTTTAAGAGAATTGGCAGATACAAAAAAGCCTGACATTATGATGGGTGATGCTTTTGGAAATGAAGAGCCAGCAAGAAGAGTTGCAAAAGATTATCCAAATATTGCTTTTGCTTTTGGTTCAGGTGGTGGTCCAATGAATCCAAACTTTGCAGTTTTTGATAACTGGATTCATGAACCTGCATATCTTTGTGGTTTAATTGCCGGTAAACTCACAAAATCAAATGTAATTGGTGTTGTTGGTGGATATCCTGTTCCAGAAGTAAATAGAATTGTTAACGCTTTTATACAAGGCGCAAAAGAGGTAAATCCAAAAGTTAAAGTTAAAGTAACATTTATTGGTAGTTGGTTTGATCCACCAAAAGCAAAAGAAGCTGCAATTGCACAAATTGAAGCAGGTGCTGATGTTATGTTTGCTGAAAGATATGGAGTTATTGATGCATGCAAGGAGAGAAAAGTTCCATGTTTTGGTAGTTTGTTGGATCAATGGGAACTTGCACCAGATTTAGTAATAACCGGGCCTGTTTGGGATATGTATCCAACAGTTGAATATGTAATAAATCAAGTTAAGAAAGGTGCATTTCAAGCAATTGATCTTAAAGATTTCTCAATGATGGCTAAAGGTGGTGCAAAACTTGCTCCATATCATAATTGGGAAACCAAACTTCCACAAGAGATAAAAGATTTGGTTGAAAAGAAAAAACAAGAAATATTATCTGGTATGTTTAGAGTTGATGTGAACGAAGGAGTTCCTAAATCTGATTAA
- a CDS encoding TAXI family TRAP transporter solute-binding subunit, whose translation MYLSKKLIIFLVLLVITISFSFISCKKTEEKPAGPTRIFIGIATGGTGGTYFPVGGAIASIISNFADYETPQGKVDIVATAQTSGASVANVNMITNKEIETGFAQNNVVYWAYTGTEAFKDKTPMKNLRVIMSLYPETIQIVALKKSGIKTVLDLKGKKVAVGDKGSGTEIDARTILSLHGITYDDIEEQFMSFSEAADALKDERIDALFTTAGIPTASIVELSTTKEITIVEITNDKINELIQKVPYYSKFIIPKDTYKGMDKDVQTVTCLAQWVCDETLNADVVYHIVKAVLDHKADLEKVHAKGKDISPENAIKGVAIPFHPGAEKYFKELGLIK comes from the coding sequence ATGTATTTATCAAAAAAATTAATTATCTTTTTAGTTTTATTAGTTATTACAATTTCTTTTTCATTTATTTCATGTAAAAAAACTGAGGAAAAACCTGCTGGTCCAACAAGAATATTTATTGGTATTGCAACAGGTGGGACAGGAGGTACTTATTTTCCTGTAGGAGGTGCAATTGCATCTATTATTTCAAATTTTGCAGATTATGAAACACCACAAGGCAAAGTAGATATTGTTGCAACTGCTCAAACATCAGGGGCTTCAGTCGCAAATGTAAATATGATAACTAATAAAGAAATTGAAACAGGTTTTGCACAAAATAATGTTGTTTATTGGGCATACACAGGAACTGAAGCGTTTAAAGATAAAACACCAATGAAAAATCTGAGAGTAATAATGTCACTCTATCCAGAAACAATTCAAATAGTTGCTTTGAAAAAATCAGGAATTAAAACTGTTTTAGATCTTAAAGGTAAAAAGGTAGCGGTTGGGGATAAAGGGAGCGGAACAGAAATTGATGCTAGAACAATTTTATCTTTACATGGAATTACATATGATGATATAGAGGAACAATTTATGTCATTTTCAGAGGCAGCAGATGCTTTAAAAGATGAAAGAATAGATGCATTATTTACAACCGCAGGAATTCCAACAGCAAGTATAGTAGAACTCTCAACTACAAAAGAGATAACAATAGTTGAAATAACTAATGATAAGATAAATGAATTAATCCAAAAGGTACCATATTATTCTAAATTCATAATTCCAAAAGATACATATAAAGGAATGGATAAGGATGTTCAAACTGTAACATGTCTTGCTCAATGGGTTTGTGATGAAACACTTAATGCTGATGTAGTATATCATATTGTAAAAGCAGTTTTAGATCATAAGGCAGACCTAGAAAAAGTACATGCAAAAGGAAAAGATATTTCTCCTGAAAATGCTATTAAAGGAGTTGCAATTCCATTCCACCCTGGAGCAGAGAAGTACTTTAAAGAACTTGGATTGATTAAATAA
- a CDS encoding DUF1850 domain-containing protein has product MYKKVFIFISLILIFLLNITYIFSENSYILTFNDYKSNKIIFSFRIKDEDKFIITYKHSVALTPIYEFYKIQKGKIVLYEFHFYDQCAGLPTEPIGKEILINENGIFKLKNMERIFENIIYGIYEKGDFKLIFKNNIINLSEKLGSRFIIIKIRRN; this is encoded by the coding sequence ATGTATAAAAAAGTTTTTATATTTATATCTTTAATATTAATTTTTCTACTAAATATAACTTATATTTTTTCTGAAAATTCATATATTTTAACTTTTAATGATTACAAATCTAACAAAATTATATTTTCTTTTAGAATAAAAGATGAGGATAAATTTATAATAACTTATAAACATTCTGTTGCCTTGACACCTATTTATGAATTTTACAAAATTCAAAAGGGGAAAATAGTTTTGTATGAATTTCATTTTTATGATCAATGCGCAGGTCTTCCGACAGAACCTATTGGTAAAGAGATATTAATAAATGAAAATGGAATATTTAAATTAAAAAATATGGAGAGAATTTTCGAAAATATAATTTATGGAATTTATGAAAAAGGAGATTTTAAATTAATTTTTAAAAATAATATTATTAACTTATCAGAAAAACTTGGAAGTAGATTTATAATAATTAAAATTAGGAGGAATTGA